From a single Vicugna pacos chromosome 4, VicPac4, whole genome shotgun sequence genomic region:
- the LOC116279726 gene encoding lipocalin-1-like: MRTLLLTVSLGLVAALQAQDPPASGGLAQDVSGKWYLKAVTADQEIPMKKPESVTSMNLTVLEGGNLEVQATILIDGQCRDKTLVLEKTSEPGKYTAYGGKRVVYITPSAVKDHYILYCEGELGGKQIRMAKLMGRDPENNAGALEDFKKVAGAKGLHLEVFIPRQSETCSPEA, translated from the exons ATGAGGACTCTGCTCCTGACCGTCAGCCTCGGCCTTGTTGCTGCCCTGCAGGCCCAGGACCCCCCGGCCTCGGGCGGGCTGGCCCAGGAC GTGTCAGGGAAATGGTATCTGAAGGCCGTGACCGCAGATCAGGAGATTCCCATGAAGAAACCAGAGTCGGTGACTTCCATGAACCTTACGGTCCTGGAGGGAGGCAACCTGGAAGTCCAGGCCACCATTCT gattgacggTCAGTGCCGGGACAAGACACTGGTCCTGGAGAAAACCAGCGAGCCTGGCAAATACACGGCCT ACGGGGGCAAGCGCGTGGTGTACATCACACCGTCAGCGGTGAAGGACCACTACATCCTTTACTGCGAAGGCGAGCTCGGCGGGAAGCAGATCCGCATGGCGAAGCTCATGG GAAGGGACCCTGAGAACAACGCAGGGGCCTTGGAGGACTTCAAGAAGGTCGCAGGAGCCAAGGGGCTACACCTGGAGGTCTTCATCCCCCGGCAAAGCG AAACCTGCTCTCCGGAAGCCTAG
- the LCN10 gene encoding epididymal-specific lipocalin-10 encodes MRLLPVPVLALVLAVGSQEQELLPRESHSLNWSKFSGFWYILAIASDARGLLPGRDKRKLGASVVKVHTTGQLKVVLAFNGARGCQAHSLMLRKDRKKAVFRNTLKGVRGFRVLSTDYHEGVVDMRLGRAGQTAKMLLLFSRQSTSSFLSMKKFMDICETLKLTNRVAVLPKDASCAHTVLP; translated from the exons ATGCGGCTGCTGCCTGTGCCGGTCCTGGCGCTGGTGCTGGCTGTGGGGTCCCAGGAGCAGGAGCTGCTCCCCAGGGAGTCCCACAGTCTCAACTGGAGCAAG TTTTCGGGGTTCTGGTACATCCTTGCCATTGCTTCCGACGCCCGAGGTCTCTTGCCGGGCAGAGACAAGAGGAAGCTGGGGGCATCTGTGGTGAAGGTTCACACAACAGGCCAGCTGAAGGTGGTCCTCGCCTTTAACGG GGCGCGGGGGTGCCAGGCACACTCGCTGATGCTGCGGAAGGACAGGAAGAAGGCCGTGTTCAGGAACACCT TGAAGGGGGTGAGGGGCTTCCGCGTGCTGTCCACCGACTACCACGAGGGCGTGGTCGACATGCGCCTGGGCCGCGCGGGACAGACCGCCAAGATGTTGCTGCTCTTCA GCAGACAGAGCACGTCCAGCTTCCTGAGTATGAAAAAGTTCATGGACATTTGTGAGACTCTGAAGCTCACCAACCGCGTGGCTGTCCTCCCGAAAGACG CCTCCTGTGCGCACACTGTCCTGCCGTGA